In one Pseudomonas sp. MM211 genomic region, the following are encoded:
- the solA gene encoding N-methyl-L-tryptophan oxidase has protein sequence MSMHYDVIVIGLGAMGAATLYQLAKRGVRVAGVDRHAPPHDQGSSHGDTRITRQAVGEGAAYVPLALNSQRIWRELEAQSGESLFEACGMLMLSSSQAPTRGHGTPDFGGETAALAKRFDIEHDLLDAAGIRARFPQFGGFSEEATGYYEPGAGYVRPELAIDVQLRLAEQLGATLHKNTPVSAIESVGQGVRVQTSNGTLTADKAIVCAGMWTGRLLGAPVESLLKVCRQQLFWFELDEPERFAADSPVYILLHGAADTDSCYGFPPLPGENAIKIATEQYLDGCDPDALDRSVSQADIDAMYDAHVAGRLLGVSKRVLKSKVCTYTITPDFNFIIDAHPQLANVTLVSACSGHGFKHSAGIGEALAMHHCNEPGAVDLSPFSLARFR, from the coding sequence GTGAGCATGCACTACGACGTCATCGTCATCGGACTGGGCGCCATGGGCGCTGCCACCCTTTATCAACTGGCCAAGCGCGGTGTGCGCGTGGCCGGCGTGGATCGTCATGCGCCGCCCCACGATCAGGGCTCCAGCCATGGCGATACACGCATCACCCGCCAGGCCGTGGGCGAGGGAGCGGCCTATGTACCGCTGGCGTTGAATTCCCAGCGCATCTGGCGGGAGCTGGAAGCGCAGAGTGGCGAATCCTTGTTCGAGGCTTGCGGCATGCTGATGCTCAGCAGCAGCCAGGCGCCGACTCGCGGTCATGGCACACCTGATTTCGGCGGTGAGACAGCAGCGCTGGCCAAGCGCTTCGACATCGAACACGACCTGCTGGATGCCGCAGGGATTCGCGCACGCTTTCCGCAGTTCGGCGGTTTCAGCGAAGAGGCTACCGGCTATTACGAGCCGGGAGCCGGTTACGTGCGCCCCGAACTGGCCATCGACGTGCAACTGAGGCTGGCCGAGCAGTTGGGCGCGACCTTGCACAAGAACACGCCGGTCAGCGCCATCGAATCCGTCGGCCAGGGTGTTCGCGTGCAGACCAGCAACGGCACGCTGACCGCGGACAAGGCCATCGTCTGCGCCGGCATGTGGACCGGCCGCCTGCTCGGTGCGCCGGTCGAGAGCCTGCTCAAGGTGTGCCGCCAGCAATTGTTCTGGTTCGAGCTCGATGAGCCAGAACGTTTCGCTGCCGACTCACCGGTTTATATCCTGCTGCACGGTGCGGCGGACACCGACAGTTGCTACGGCTTCCCGCCGCTGCCGGGCGAAAACGCTATCAAGATCGCCACCGAGCAGTACCTCGATGGCTGTGACCCCGATGCGCTGGATCGCAGTGTCAGCCAGGCCGATATCGACGCCATGTATGATGCTCATGTGGCTGGTCGCCTGCTCGGTGTGTCGAAGCGGGTGCTCAAGTCCAAGGTCTGTACCTACACCATCACCCCGGACTTCAACTTCATCATCGACGCCCATCCGCAGCTGGCCAACGTGACTTTGGTGTCGGCCTGTTCGGGGCATGGCTTCAAGCATTCCGCCGGCATTGGCGAAGCGCTGGCCATGCATCACTGCAACGAACCAGGCGCTGTCGACCTGTCACCCTTCTCGCTGGCGCGCTTCAGGTAG